One Nocardioides dongkuii genomic window, GGCTCGCGCGGTAGCCGCATCGCGCCCGCTCGTGCAGCGCGACGACGTACCTGAGCACGTCCGCGCGCTCACCTCGCGCGAGGTCATCGCCGTCGAGTCCGACATCGTCGCCCGCCTGGTAGCGCGAGCCGAGGCCCCCGGGACGCCGGCCAAGGTCGGTTCCGTCGTCGCCCGACGACAGCTCGACCAAGGCCAGCGAGACGTCGTCGGCGCACTCCTCGGCACAGGCCGACTGGTCGTTGTCGAGGGCGCGGCGGGCACCGGCAAGACCACCACCCTCTCCGCGGCCAGGGACGGTCTCGACAGCGACGGGCACCGACTGGTCGTGGTCACCCCGACCCTCAAGGCTGCGCAGGTCGCGGGGGAGCAGGTCGGGTGCGACGCCTTCTCGGCCGCCTGGCTCGTGCACCAGCACGGCTTCCGGTGGGACGACGACGGACGCTGGCACCGCGTCGACCCCGACGACCACCCGAGCCCGCACGCACTCGCGCGACTCCTCCCAGGTGACGTCCTGCTCGTCGACGAAGCCGGCATGCTCGACCAGGACGTCATGCGCGCACTGCTCACCGTCGCCGACGAGGCCAGTGCCCGCGTCGCGCTCGTCGGCGACCGACACCAGCTGCCCGCCGTCGGACGCGGCGGCGCCTTCGACCTCGCCATCCGCTGGGCGCCGGACGAGGCACGCGTCGAGCTCGACACCGTCCACCGCTTCGTCGACGACACCTACGCCGACCTCACCCTCCAGATGCGCACCGGCGAACACAGCGCCGACGTCTTCGACGCACTCGTCGACCGCGGCGAGATCGTCATCCACCCGACCGAGGTCGAGCGCCTCGCGGCCGTCACACAGGCAGCCGCCGACGACCGGCGTTCGGCTCCCTTGCTCATCGCCGACACCCGCGAGCAGGTGGGTCTGCTCAACGCCGCCCTCCGCGACCTACGGCTCGCCGACGAGGGCGCGATCGAGTCGTCCGACGCGGCGACCCTGACAACGTCCGCCGGCGAACAACTCAGTGAAGGCGACCGCGTCGCCACCCGCCGCAACGACCGCGACCTGGGCGTCGCCAACCGCGACACCTGGACCGTCGCAGCCGTGGCCGACGACGGCTCCCTCCTCGTCCGAGGCCGGTGCGGCGAGCGGAGGCTGCCCGCCGAGTACGCCCGACGCCACGTCGAGCTCGCCTTCGCCACCACCGTGCACGGCGCCCAGGGCGACACCGTCGACCACGCGCACCTGCTCATCGGCGAGACCACCGGCGCGGCGTCGGCATACGTCGGCATGACCCGCGGCCGCCACCACAACACCGCCCACCTCGTCGCCGACTCCGCCGCCGACGCCCGCGCCCAATGGATCAACGTCTTCAACCGCGACCGCGCCGACCTCGGACCCGCCCACGCGGCCACCCGCGCCGCCGACGACATCGACCGCTTTGGACCACAGATCACCCAGGCAGCAATCCAGGCTGCCGCTCTCCGACACCACGCCGAGCCCGACGACCGCACGCCACCGCGCCGGCAACCTGCTCACCACTTCCCTCACCACCCCGAACGAACTGAGCGCGGGCCCGGGATCGGCTTCTGAGCAGCCCCGCACAAGGGCAAAACAGGCCGACTCAAACTTTCGGGGGGACGCACTCTGACCTGCACAAACACTGCGTACCCCCTGCCCCTCACCACGCCAGGGGGGACGGAAGTGGTGAGGCCCTTGAGGCACCCTGAGCACCTTCCTGTCCACCCCTGAGCGAGCGCGTCGCACACCGCCCCCACTCGTCCAGACGACACCCCCTCCTCCCGGAAGGACGCTCATGCACCCCATCCAGATCCCCGACGACTGGGACGACCGAGGACTCATCACCTTCGAAGAGTTCTGCGACCTCATCCGCACCCCCCAACGCACCGTCCGCGACTGGCGCCAACGCGGCGTCGGCCCCCGCTGGGCCCGCTTCAACGGCTGCGGCCGCCTCTACATCACCGTCGCCGAAACCCGCCGATTCCTCAGCTCCGCCACCACGAGCAGCCGCCCGATCCACACGCCCAGCCAGGAGACGCCCCGTGACTAGGAAGCGAGAACTCCCCGTCTACGTCAGCCTCGACGAAGCCGCCGAGATCATGTCCCTGTCCACCCGGACCATCCGCCGCCGCATCAGCGACGGCACCATCCCCGCCTACCAATGCGGGCGCCGCTCCATCCGGCTACGACTCGACGAACTCGAATCCGCACTGCGCCGCATCCCCTCAGCTCGGCGGTGACCGTGAGGACGACGGCAATCCGCGACTGCACGCGGGGCCCGCCGACTAGCCAGAACTACTCGCGCTGCCCCAGAGTCCGGATGAACGGAGAACTCATCGTCCGCGAGCCTGCCAGGACGTGGTTCTTCTATCCGCCTAGCTGGACGATCTCGGTCGCCAGCTCGACCAACGAGTCGGCTCTCCGTACCAGCGGCTCGGCCTTCGCGCCGGTGATGAGGTTGGTGCCGTACTCGACGTCACCCTTGACCGCGAGCAGCTCGCGTAAAGCGCGCTCAGCAGTCGCTGCGGCGGATCGGGCACCCAGCGCTCGCCGTAGCTCCTTGGCTGCTGTGGCGTGGTCGGTGCCCTTGCGAGTGGAGGCGGTCAGCACCGTGACGATGGCATTCTTCGCGCAGATGCCAGCGTGGATCGAGTCGAGTCGAGTCGCCGGCAGCCGGCGTGTACCGCCCGGCCGCGAGATTGGCCGCCGCGGACGCGGCGTACTCCTCGGCCTTCCTCAGGTAGTTCCTGGCGTGGTTGCGCTGCTCAGCGGTCGCCATCAGGCGGCGCCTCGGCTCAGGACCGGCTTCCGACCCACCACGGCAACGCCATCGCGGACGATGTCGGCCACCACGGGCTCACCCTCCTGAGCCCTCTCTGCGAACTCGGCCGGCGTGAACACCAGGACGTCGCACTCATTGCCCAGTCGCGCACGCACGATGTCCTCGAGCTCGACGCGCCCGCTCCAACCGGCAGCGGCGATCACCGCGAGGTCGACGTCGCTCGCCTCCGTGGCTTCCCCGCGGGCGATGGAACCGAAGAGCAGCACTGCCTCCACGTCCGAGCCAACCGCATCGGAGACGGCCGAACGTAGCGACGCCATTGGATCAAGGAGGGCCCGCAATGGCGCGACCGACGCGTGCGCCTCGTTGATCTCGTGAATGCCGGCCCTACCCACCGTGCGGGACGCGACCAGCCCGAGGCCGGTGAGTGCCTTCAACGCCTCCTGAACTGACCACAGGCTGTGCTCGTCACTGACGATGCCATGAATCTGCCGGCCCGTCAGCGGCTCACCAGTGCGCAGCAGGACCGCGAGCACTGCTCCACGAGCACCAGGCATCACGCCACCGAAGGGCTGGTTGAAGTACATGCGTCTCAGGCTACGCCATGACTGAGAAAGCAGTCATATGACTGTCAGTACAATCATATGCTCGCCATGGCTCGGGGACGCCGTGTAGGCCGATCCACCCAGAGACGCGCGACCCGCAGTGGCGTTGGCCTTCAGCACGCGCGAGTGTCGCCTGCGAACAGGCACCTACGTGGCGCGACCAATGCCACAATCGCCGCGTGGCATCTCTACCCAGCGCCAACGACCGCCCCGACGAAGTCGAGGTCACGATTGAACACAAAGCTACGTCCGTCGAGGTCCTGTCCCAGCTCTGCCGAGATGCCAGCTCCGCCTTGCCGAAGGAGAAGCAGCTCCACGTCCGCATTGGTCATTTCGATCAACCCGGATTTCTCAACCCGAAGTTGTTCGGATTCTGGATCCTTCCGTCGTTAAATGAGCCAGCCGAACTGCCACCGATGCCGGGGATCGACAACCTTGGGGTGGAATGGGCGTCAGAACAGATGGCGGAATGGGCTGCGCCAGAAGACGTCCGCCGACTGCTCGAAGAACCCGGGGCTTCGATCCAAGACCCTGGATCGAGTACTGAAGAGAGTCCCTCGATCTGGGCCGTTGCCCTTCGCTCACCAGTCGAGACGCAGATTGAATCGACCCTTACCGCGTTAGCGATGCTCATTGCAAGACGTGGACTGTCCGGCGATCTCGCCGGCGCCCCCGTCGACTCGTTGCCGGAGAAAGCGGCTCGCGTTGACGCCGAGACAACCAAGTTGGTCGAGGAGCAAGTTCGGAATCATGGCTGGCGCGACGCCGCGCGGACCGTCCTAGCGCGCGCGCAAGCGGCGGGGTTCTCACTGCACGTTACATACGCAAGTCCACTGTTCACAGCGCGTGAGTCAAGCGCGCGAATGCCCTTGAGTCGCCACGTCTACAACAGCTTCCCTGGGGCCCGCTCAGCGATCGACCAGATTGTTAACGTGCTCACGCAGGGCTGGACGCTGGCCGGACCGATCCCCGAAGAGATTCTACAAACGACCCGCGACATGTTCGAGACCAGTGGCATTCCGGCGCTCACCGCACATTCCGTGAGAGACGGTCTTGTTTGTGGAGTTGGGGCACTCGCATTGTCGTCGGTTCCTGTCAAGAACCCATGGATACTACGCCCGGAGCAAATCGAAAGCCTCGAGGGCGAGGCCGCGGTCATTGCCACTACACAGGGAATAGAGACGATACGGCCCGTCTTGACGATGACTGGCCTAAGCCAAATCGATTCAAGTCTCGGCTTAAGTCTATTAGAACCCCTTGTTGTCTCGTCGTCCCATTACGACCTGCACGTCCGCGTCATGCTCAGCGCGAAAATAATGATGCACCTACCCCTCGATCGCAAACAAATTGGCGATTGGCCGGAGCGCTCAAGCGCATATGCAGAAGCCCAGCTCTTGGGCCTCAAGTCTACGGTGGAGAAAATCTTCAACGCAGCATCTCTGCGACTGCCGTCGCCTACGTCTTCCATCTATCTACCCGGCCGAGACCTGATGAGCCCCGACGCAAGTTCAATTTCTCTCGGAACGAGAAGCTGAATCCTTGATGGCGAGACGTTCGAGCGGATCCAATGAACACTTCCATCTCGTCGACGACGCCTTGTCTCTCGCGCGACGTGTGCCTTTCGTCCGGGTCCGACGTTTTCAACGACTGATCCGTCAGTTCGTCAAAGGGCGCTGGATAGAGCTGGCGTTACGCCTCTTGCGAGCGACTGGAAGCCTTGGCCCACTTGACTCTTGGGCACGACTAGCGCGCGTCCGGCAATCCGCCCTTATTCGATTTTCCTTGAGCGCTCAAATCATTGATGCTGGCGATGTTGCCTATGTGAGGCGCGACCTCGAGAGTGGCGGACTCGCCGAAGCCGTACTCACCTGCCGGACCCCTACGCCCCTCCCGGATGCCCGAACCGCAATCGGCGGCCTTGGCATGCTGTCGCCGCCTCTGCAAGCAAGGGCCGCACTCTGGATTAGGAACCAGGAAAGGTTCGAGGAGGAACTGCCACAAACGGTTTACCAGGCGATCGTGCTTGATGGACCCGCGGCAATCGGAAGCAATGTTTTCGACTTGATGTTGCTTCAGGTACCTCGCGTGGCGGGCCGCCTGACCGAGGCTCAAGCCATCCAACTGTTTAAGACGCTGTGGCCATTCGCCAGCGCATTGCACGATCCATACGACCCGGGCGCCAAAAAGCCCGTCACGGCCTCGGCGCTCGTCCGATTGGTGGCGCAACGCCCGGAAGTCGAGACGGAGTTGGTCGCGCTCGCTAAATCCCTGTCCGGATATCAAAGATCTGAAGCGGTAGACCTTCTTGCGAGGGGCGTACGTGCCCGGGGCCAAGCGGCACCGGCTGCATTCATCCAGGTGGCCACGACGATGCCGATGACACCAGCCGAACTCGCTCGATTTGCGCAGGTCGCGGAAACCGCACAAAGAATTTCACCATCAGGTGTCGCGATCAAGTCCGATCTGGATATCCGACAGTGGCGGCTAGCCGTGAGTAAACTTCTTGAGCTTCTGCTTGCCATTGTGCCAGCGCCGGCCCTAATAGCCGCTCTCTTGATCTTGAACCCACCTTCGCCCAAATGGCTAGGGAATATCGCGGTCGTGCAGATTCCTGTCGATGCCGCTGTTGCAATCGTCGCGTTGATCGCAACAGTCAACGTGTTCACCGTCCAGCTATCCACGCAGCGCCTCCCGGGAACGGTCGCGCGTGCAGCGTCGCAGCCGCGGATCCTGCTGGGTGCCTATATTGCAGCAGGCGCGCTCCTAATGTCGATTCTGTTCACGCCGGCATCTCCCCCCGCGCTTTGGGTGCCAATGCAATCTGCTGCCGCGCTACTTTCGATCGGTTGGCTGGCAGTTGCCCTCGGGAGGATTTTCGGGAAGACCGACACCGCCGAAGCTTGCCGAACCTTCGTCGATCAGAACATCGCTCGCTGGGCGCGAACGGGAAGGAGGTTCGGCAAGAGCCAGGCCAGAGCTGTACAGCTACAGCGATCAGTCGAGTCGTTGCCGTTCATCAAGTTCAGCGGCGCGGAAATGCTCGGACACGACGTCGTACTAATCAAGTCTGAAGGCCGTGGCGTTACGTTGCCCAACCGTAGAACACTGAGGAAGGCTCTCACCGCCGAGCAATTTGCGACAGGTGGATACCTCCAGATAGTGCACTCTTTCGGACTCGTCGTAGGAGCGGGGGAAACGGTTGCGGTGGTGAGGCCGCCTGCCGGCGCGTCCGTGCCGGTCGCGCTTCAGAGGCAAATTTCCGACATGCTTCGCCCACGGTCAGCCAAGGCGCTCGAGGACGTATCTACGCAGACGGTCAATCTGGTTTCCTTGGCGCTGAATACAGTCGGTTCCGGCGAGTCCCGCATTGGTGAGTCGGTGGCTGAACAGGCCTCGCGAATCATCCGCGCGCACATGGCTGGGGTGCAGTCCTCTCGACGGAAGACTCATGAGCGGCTGGCAAGCGTTGACGGCAGTCGGTCCGAATCCGAGAGGCAGGTCTATCCGGTAGACCCCATGCTGCGGGATGCGGTTCGTGTGCTGGTGGATGGCGCAAGAGGATTGCGTTCGGGTGACGCGCGGGCCGCGGAAGTAGTCCTTGACGCCTGTTTGGCGGCCTCGGGGCCTGCCGACCATGTTCCCGTAATGGTTGCTTCCGCCTTGACTGACCTCGATCACGGATCGCTCGCGCCAGAGTTCATGGCATCATGCCTTCGTTCAGCGGGAATTCGTAGCATCCAACTGCGTCAGCGGGACGTCTTCGACATGATCGTGCGGCAGATTGCAGCACTTGCCAATGATGCGGACCATGAAGTTCAAGCGATTCGCAGTTTGGCTGCGCTTGGATCAGCCTGCGCTCGACTGGAGCCGACCCTGTTCGGCGTCGCTTGGCGGTGGGTGGAGGCTTGGGCCTCTAAGTCAACCAACTCGACAGAGATAACTCGTGTCGTAATGCAAATGGGCGCAGCATCATTGGAGAGTGGAGTCTTCGCGGCCGCTCTAGAATGCGGTGAATACATTAATGACAGCGGGCACCTAGCCGAGCTGTCGCGCCTCGCCGACTTGGACCATGTCTTCGCAGAGGCATCAGCGGCCGCCCTGTGGTCCGTTTACTTGGGCCTAGTCCCAACTGACTCTCTGGAGCGATTTCGAGACCTCGCCCACTCCTTGCAGGACGTATAGCTGGCTCTATTCGCATCTACCGACGTCGTAGCCCGCGGCGGTCCACCAAACCAGTCCACCTCCACGTGGCGTGTTGACGGCAAATCACTCGGCGCGACTAGCGCGTATCGTCATAGCCCGGCCTATGAGCCAGCTAGCTCCGACAGGCGCCGAGCGATCTCGGCATCACGGTCGGCAGCCGCGTGCTGGTAGCGCATCGCTGCCCCTGGCGTCGAGTGGCCGAGGCGACCCATGAGTTCCGCCAGGGTGGCACCGGTCTGCGCGGCCAGGACAGCGCCGGTGTGCCGGAGGTCGTGCCAACGGAGGTCTGGACGGCCGGCGGCCTCGCGGGCCGGGTAGTAGACCTTGTAGAGCGTCGCCGGAGCCATGTGGCGGTTGCTGTCGCCCGCGGCCGGGAAGAGCAGCGACTCTCTGCCGGGTGCGGTGTGGTCGGAGAGGTGGTCCTTCACCAGCGGCAGCAGGTGGGGTGGGATGGCAACGTCGCGGACGCCCGCGTCGGTCTTGGGTGGGCCAATGATGAACTCGCCGTCGACCCGGACGACGCCACGGCGTACCTTCACCCGCCCGGTGCGCAGGTCGATGTCGCCGCGCCGGAGCTCGGTCAGCTCGCCGAAGCGCATGGCGCACCACGCGGCGAGGAGCGCCATGAGCTTGTAGCGCTCGGGCAGTTCCTCGACGATCGTCTTGAGCTCCTCGAGGCTGGCCGGCTGGACGTGGTGGGCGCGCTTCGCGCTGCCGGCTCCGCGGATCTGAGCCGGGTTGTAGGGGACCAGGGGATGGGGGCGCTCCGAAGCGGCGCTGGCGAAGATGGTGCGGAGCAGGCTGTAGGACTGGGCTCGGGCGGTCTCTCGTCCGGGCGCGAGAGTGTCGTACCAGGCGTTGACGTCCTCGGCCGAGATCCGGTCCATGCGCTCGTTGCCGAACGACGGGTAGATGAACGTGTCGAGGAGCATCCGGTACTGCTGCCTGGTCGTGGGCCGCAGCGCGCGCCCCTGCGTCTTTCTCGTCTCGAGCCACTCGTCGGCGTACACACGCAGGGTTGGGACCTCCCTCTGCCGGGCTGCGCGCGCGGCGGCTTCCGGTGCCCAGAGCTCGAGGTTGATCTCGGCGCGGCGCGCCGTCAGCCACGCGATGGCATCGTCCTTCGCCGCGAACGTCTCCGGTGCGCGATAGAGCCTGCCGTCGGGCCCGGTGTAGGCAGCTCGGTACCGCCCGGATGCGAGCCGCTCGACGCGGCCGAACCCTCGCCTCCTGCTCGCACTCTTCCTGGGCACGCCGGTCCCTTCCGAGTCGATTTCGAGGAACATACGAGGAACAACGAGGAACAACGAGGTCCGAATCTGTCCGGACGTGTCCGCACCTGTCGTTGACGTATATGCCTTCTGACCTGCGAAGATACAGGAGTGCGGCGCAGTCGCGCGAGTTGGGCGAGGGCGGTTCTCAAAACTTCGAACCCAGTATCGCCACCGCAGCTCGTGCACGCCGAGGCCGACTCCCACCCGGGAGCCGGCCTCGTGTCTTTCTCCGCCGGACGGCCTCCCGCCGTACCGGAGGGGAGTGGTGCCCATCAGGCGCACCCACTGAGCGGCTCGGCCCCGCACCGTGTTCAGTCCTGAACACCTGTCCCACCCGGGACACCTCGGCACTGCGAGCGGGCTCGTCGTCGGGTGTCACCATCGCGCGCCCGGGGCGGGTGGAGGCGGTCATGACCACGACTGAACCGCCACGACCCAATGAGACCGCCCCGCACTCCGGATGGAGTGCGGGGCGGTTCGCT contains:
- the mobF gene encoding MobF family relaxase, producing MSGGVHGGVKFYRGAAAAARSYVEADRSRVDDYYLAEGTGLATHYVATPTAGDDAGVEVAGTLDGDSYERWVAGYDVATGAAKGRLRGDEHGLRFVEVVVNGPKTWSLAAAIHPAIADAYDAAQERAAAEIIGWVADHATTRVGPRGRQVQVPVERIEAAVVRHHTSRAGDPHRHLHLQINARVFAHGAWRGLHSVGVVDSIEAINGIGHAAVACDPEFRRSLAAHGYTLDASTGEITELAPYAGRFSARAAQINRNVDKYEAAWRVAHPDQEPGPRQRRAWDRRAWAEARPDKVVPASGADLAQRWIDELHGLGFDPPTPPTDPVAAIPAATPIARINRDAVAELALARLGARRSSWNAADLRGECERIIADVGVIVDGVVRRELGEDLMARAVAASRPLVQRDDVPEHVRALTSREVIAVESDIVARLVARAEAPGTPAKVGSVVARRQLDQGQRDVVGALLGTGRLVVVEGAAGTGKTTTLSAARDGLDSDGHRLVVVTPTLKAAQVAGEQVGCDAFSAAWLVHQHGFRWDDDGRWHRVDPDDHPSPHALARLLPGDVLLVDEAGMLDQDVMRALLTVADEASARVALVGDRHQLPAVGRGGAFDLAIRWAPDEARVELDTVHRFVDDTYADLTLQMRTGEHSADVFDALVDRGEIVIHPTEVERLAAVTQAAADDRRSAPLLIADTREQVGLLNAALRDLRLADEGAIESSDAATLTTSAGEQLSEGDRVATRRNDRDLGVANRDTWTVAAVADDGSLLVRGRCGERRLPAEYARRHVELAFATTVHGAQGDTVDHAHLLIGETTGAASAYVGMTRGRHHNTAHLVADSAADARAQWINVFNRDRADLGPAHAATRAADDIDRFGPQITQAAIQAAALRHHAEPDDRTPPRRQPAHHFPHHPERTERGPGIGF
- a CDS encoding helix-turn-helix transcriptional regulator, whose translation is MTRKRELPVYVSLDEAAEIMSLSTRTIRRRISDGTIPAYQCGRRSIRLRLDELESALRRIPSARR
- a CDS encoding nucleotidyltransferase domain-containing protein, with the translated sequence MYFNQPFGGVMPGARGAVLAVLLRTGEPLTGRQIHGIVSDEHSLWSVQEALKALTGLGLVASRTVGRAGIHEINEAHASVAPLRALLDPMASLRSAVSDAVGSDVEAVLLFGSIARGEATEASDVDLAVIAAAGWSGRVELEDIVRARLGNECDVLVFTPAEFAERAQEGEPVVADIVRDGVAVVGRKPVLSRGAA
- a CDS encoding tyrosine-type recombinase/integrase; amino-acid sequence: MFLEIDSEGTGVPRKSASRRRGFGRVERLASGRYRAAYTGPDGRLYRAPETFAAKDDAIAWLTARRAEINLELWAPEAAARAARQREVPTLRVYADEWLETRKTQGRALRPTTRQQYRMLLDTFIYPSFGNERMDRISAEDVNAWYDTLAPGRETARAQSYSLLRTIFASAASERPHPLVPYNPAQIRGAGSAKRAHHVQPASLEELKTIVEELPERYKLMALLAAWCAMRFGELTELRRGDIDLRTGRVKVRRGVVRVDGEFIIGPPKTDAGVRDVAIPPHLLPLVKDHLSDHTAPGRESLLFPAAGDSNRHMAPATLYKVYYPAREAAGRPDLRWHDLRHTGAVLAAQTGATLAELMGRLGHSTPGAAMRYQHAAADRDAEIARRLSELAGS